In a single window of the Bacillus clarus genome:
- a CDS encoding NUDIX domain-containing protein — protein MKIKFHHIVRAVMIENEKLLVAKYIGHHYFLPGGHVEVGESAEKALIRELHEELGASCIIKQFLGVIENQWHDKETTHYEINHIFEIDSKDLNNSETPISKESHLAFHWIDFNKENLNTYKIMPNPTINELLEKRLSDELTNCWISNIK, from the coding sequence TTGAAAATAAAATTCCACCATATCGTACGAGCTGTCATGATAGAAAATGAAAAGTTGTTAGTAGCAAAATATATAGGACATCACTATTTTTTACCTGGTGGTCATGTTGAAGTTGGTGAATCTGCAGAAAAAGCACTTATAAGAGAGTTGCATGAAGAACTCGGGGCAAGTTGCATCATAAAACAATTTTTAGGAGTTATTGAAAATCAGTGGCATGATAAAGAAACTACTCATTATGAAATCAATCATATTTTTGAAATAGACTCAAAAGATTTAAATAATAGTGAAACACCGATATCTAAAGAATCGCATTTAGCGTTTCATTGGATAGATTTCAATAAAGAGAATTTAAATACATATAAAATAATGCCCAATCCAACAATCAACGAATTATTAGAAAAAAGATTAAGTGATGAATTAACCAATTGCTGGATTAGTAATATAAAGTAA